Proteins encoded together in one Drosophila albomicans strain 15112-1751.03 chromosome 2R, ASM965048v2, whole genome shotgun sequence window:
- the LOC117576240 gene encoding fatty acyl-CoA reductase wat-like isoform X3, with the protein MTSAIQSFYKNKTILITGGSGFLGKVTIEKLLRSTEVKRIYVLIRTKKGQEPQERIASWKDEPFFSVLLESKPDVMKKLVPIAGDIAARDIGISLSDRELLIKEVQVVFNAAATTRFTEPLHVALDTNTRPTRTLLQLAREMSRLEAFIHVSTAYCNCISFHMEERFYPEHLNCNADQALGLREVLGDKLTSEAASILMDKFPNTYTFTKALSEQIIERESGDLPVAVFRPGIVVNTYKEPVEGWIMNPYGGALLHLAAALGTVRTVLLNPVSNANILPVDYSVNMMLALGWHTATEAVVRKKNAIAAPPPPIYNYVASESNILKWGEYMKKVLALGNEFPLEGIKWFPFLICTANIWVFRLLFFFFHYLPGFFVDLVLRFRGQKPYIVKLYQKNYKQMEVLSHFGNNIWRFKTDNTNQLWNIMSSVDREVFVFDMVTMNWKDFLIKTTSGMRVYMAKQPITPESIARGRKARSRFFILHNLVKYSFSMLIAFVLWKLFRCLFYV; encoded by the exons ATGACCTCTGCAATACAATCCTTCTACAAGAACAAGACCATTCTGATTACAGGTGGCAGTGGATTTTTGGGAAAAG TGACCATTGAGAAGCTTCTCCGCTCGACGGAAGTGAAGCGCATCTATGTGTTGATCAGGACGAAGAAGGGTCAAGAGCCTCAGGAACGCATTGCAAGCTGGAAGGATGAACCT TTCTTTAGTGTTCTGCTCGAATCCAAGCCGGATGTAATGAAGAAACTGGTGCCCATAGCAGGAGACATTGCTGCACGAGATATAGGCATCAGTCTTTCGGATAGGGAACTTCTCATTAAGGAGGTCCAAGTGGTGttcaatgcagcagcaactactcGCTTCACGGAGCCACTGCACGTGGCTTTGGACACCAACACACGGCCAACTCGGACATTGTTACAGCTGGCCAGGGAAATGAGTCGCCTGGAGGCTTTTATTCATGTTTCCACAGCCTACTGTAACTGCATTAGCTTTCACATGGAGGAACGCTTTTACCCCGAGCACTTGAATTGTAATGCCGATCAGGCCTTGGGCCTGCGAGAGGTTCTGGGAGATAAGTTAACAAGTGAAGCTGCATCCATCCTGATGGACAAGTTTCCCAACACTTATACTTTTACGAAAGCGCTGTCGGAGCAAATTATTGAGCGCGAGTCGGGCGATCTGCCCGTGGCTGTCTTTCGACCGGGTATCG TTGTTAACACTTATAAGGAACCTGTTGAGGGTTGGATAATGAATCCGTATGGTGGCGCACTCCTGCATCTCGCTGCTGCTCTGGGTACTGTGCGTACCGTACTACTAAACCCTGTTAGTAACGCCAATATCCTGCCCGTCGACTACTCCGTCAACATGATGCTTGCTCTTGGCTGGCACACGGCAACAGAGGCCGTTGTTCGAAAGAAGAATGCGATTGCTGCTCCCCCACCGCCCATCTACAACTACGTGGCCAGTGAAAGCAATATACTGAAGTGGGGCGAGTACATGAAGAAAGTGTTGGCTCTTGGGAATGAGTTTCCGCTAGAGGGCATAAAGTGGTTTCCCTTCTTGATCTGTACCGCAAATATTTGGGTGTTCCGACTgctattcttcttctttcattATCTGCCCGGTTTCTTTGTGGACCTCGTTTTGCGATTCAGGGGCCAGAAACCGTATATCGTTAAGCTGTACCAGAAGAATTACAAGCAAATGGAGGTTCTGTCACATTTCGGCAATAATATCTGGAGATTTAAGACGGACAATACAAATCAACTGTGGAACATTATGTCATCAGTGGATCGAGAGGTATTCGTGTTCGACATGGTCACGATGAACTGGAAGGATTTCTTGATCAAAACCACATCAGGCATGCGAGTCTATATGGCCAAGCAACCAATCACCCCAGAATCTATAGCTCGAGGTCGCAAGGCTCGATCACG CTTCTTCATTCTACATAATCTGGTGAAGTACAGCTTTTCTATGTTGATCGCCTTCGTGTTGTGGAAGCTGTTTCGCTGCCTGTTTTATGTCTAG